TGATAAAGGGCAAGCAAAAATCACACTGACTCTAGCACACATATAACCACATTCCTGTACACAACCCAACCTTCTCTCTctggggtaggagggaggggggaaaatcATCTTAAAATATGCCAACAAATCTCCTCCCATCCAATAGAGATGTAGTAATTTATCCGGATTAACCAAGTAGAGAGCAGCATGTGGGAGAGATTGAGCTAGTGAGAATCAGAGAGAGAGTTTGTGTGTAGGAGAAAGTGATGGAGAGGTAGAGTGAGATTCCACAAGGGAAAAAGAGACACAGCAGGCTTtgaagggtggggggggggagctaaCTGAACAAGTGAGAGAGACAAAGGCAGGGAGGTGTGCAAGGGAAAGGGTGCCTGAAAAAGTGTGGCAGATGATATACTAGACGTAATGAAAGACAAGGGAGTGAAAGCAGATAGAGCAGGATGTCGCTTGGAGGAATGAACTGGTGAATGTAAGAAAAGGAAGGTGGAAGGAGAGCATGAAATGGCAGGCAGGGAGAAATAAGCAGGACCTAAAAGGCTGGTGGTTGACGGAGATTCCGGTTCTCTTAGTGGAGGTGCACATTCAGCACCATCAGTCATTTCAGCACTGGACAGCGCCAGGCAGAGGGAGGGGAGACAGAGCTCAGGAATGAGATATATAGAGTGGGGGTCCCTACTGGatatattatatgcaatatatacattTCGTGGGACTCTAGTGTACTGAGGGAATTGATAAAGCCCACGACGGGGTTGTAGTTTAGCGAATGCTTACGCAGTAGGGTTGATGCTCTAATCCGTTTCTGTTTGGAAAGAGGTGAGTGATGTGCTTTAGTGGAAGGTGGGGTATAGTTATGTGTTAGGTAGATGCCGCATGGCCCCTGACAAGTTTGGGGTGACCTGAGGACAGCAAACCAGTCAGGAAGGGGGGCTCTTTCCGTGCCCCAGCAAGGAGACATGCTACAAACTAAGCAGTGACCAGTAGGATTAGTGTAAGGTTAGGAGAAGGGAGCAGGCTCGATCCTCCCCGGTGTCCCAGTTGAGCACAGCGGGGGAAGAAGCAGACGTGATGGGCGAGTGGACAATCTTGGAGCGCCTGCTGGAGGCTGCTGTGCAGGAGCACTCTACTATGATAGGAAGGTAAGTGATGGGTGAGTGATTGATAATCTGGCAAGTGGGGTACTTGTACTGGGGATTCAGCCTACAAGGAAATGCTGCCATGCTGTACCCCCAAAATCAACATTCACCCACAATGCCATACCGCTCTATATATGGCTGGAAGGGAAGGGGAACCTAGTTAGGTTGCAAATTCTTTGCCCTAGGTGCACATAGGCCTGGCATCTTACAGTTACTAACCACATCTTCTTATGTATTTATGTCATTCTGGGAGACGTTAGTTCTAATTGTATAACAGCCTTTGTAGGGTATACAAGGTTAATGTTGTGAGGGCAAGCTTTCATTTGACTTGCTAAATACAGTATTATATGGCTGGCATGACTTTGCAAAGGTGCCCTGAGATTGAACTGAGAGGGTTAGCTCCCTGCACCAGCTTCATGCTTATGGTTGATGTGAAGGGGCTACAGTAAATTAACTATGCGTCTCACAGGTACAATATTAAATTGATGTACGGTCTTTCAAGCCTTGCATTTGTATGTTTTACCAGAAGGCGGTGTgtattagcctatgggaaaaGTCATGCACTCTCTAGGAACAAAAACTCCCCATTCTAGACTGTGTTGTAAATAGAGTTATTATTCACAAATTAGAGGCTGATTTTGGAGAGATTGTTGCTGCCAAAAACACCTGTACTTGGTTGATGTACTTGAAGATACATTGAAAGCTAAAATGTCTGAGAATTAGGTTCACCTGCACAGGAATGCTTGTTCTTAGGCTACCatctggttattattattattgttattaataataataataataatacagtagaactcccattttacatcccctgattgtaagtttcccctcattttgcCTATtttcccacctatatattatgcataatagatttccctgattatacattttcctgaattttacaccattgtttTCTGGTccgctgaaaaatgtaaaatggaggttctagtcagggccggatttgtgaccaggccacaaaggcctgggcctagggcggcaacattttaggggcggcatgccaccgaGCCACATCCTAAGGGGACTCAAAGTTCTCCAGTGCTCCGGTGCTTGTCACCGCGCTGACACGTGCACGGAGAAGGGGTTGCGCACAATAACTTTTCGGTGCTAGGACTATGCAACGGGTAGGGGGTGTGCATGTACCAGTGCCCAGTACTGGGACCATTCCCCCATGGAATCCGGCCCTTTTTCTACTgtaataataattagaattacCAATCTGtgaataggattttattttattacacatgCAAAGTATAGCTGCTACATAGTCatgtaatgtacagtatcttGAATGCTGGTTAAATGCCACAGGGTGCACAACCACTTAAACTAGCAAGCATATGTTTTTTGCAGTGGCATGCTTTTACTATCCCAAGAAAAATCCAATGTTTGActgggcaggtctataaaaggaacttaGAACTCCTTGAGTGGCCACTGGCCTCTGTCttttgctgggggggggcacacCTTCCAGGCTGGACGGTAGTCTTAATCACAACTATAAATACCATTTAGTTGCTATTGCTTACTGGAATGTAAAACACATTCATATTTAGCTATGTATAAATCTCTTTGGCCCCTTGACTCctcatattatgttttttttctaaattcaggTGGTTTATCTCTTTGGCCCCTTGACTCctcatattatgtttttttttctaaattcaggtggtttattaaagaatagtataaaaaatacaaaattgttcTGCTTGCCATTGACAATAGAGAATATGTTTTGTATTACAATAGCAGTAATCCTGAGACAGAATAATCATTACTGAAGCTTAGTGTACATTatgaaatatagaaaattttaGCAATTTGTAGAAATGAATATCATAGAAATGAAGAGTGTAATCACAATTGCGAACATTCTTTACATGTCATTATTGCCCCACCATAGGATATTGTTGATGAAGGAGGTACATATCCATCCAGGGACCCCAGATTTTATGGAATTTGGTAGGGACCCCCTTTTAATGTACACGAATTGTTGTTGCAAGTATATTGCACGTATCTTGCATTATTTGCTTCCAAGGTTGGAGGGATCAGGCTGCTCCAGTTTTGGGTTATAAGCCTCTTTGCCAGTAACAGTGACTCAAGCAAAAAAAGTGCTTGCTATTGGTTTAATTTAAGTTCCTGTATTATGGCCAGAATGCATAGTTTAGGAGTTCTGTCTATTGTAATTTGCTGTACTGCTTCCAGGGTATCTATGATTTCCCTCCAGATCTGGAGTATCTGGATTAATAAAATGTAGTCTGGCTGGGGTATAATAGGCTCTATGCACAATGTATAATTGGATTATATAGATTCTTGAGCCCGTGAAAATTCAGCCACTGATTTTGTGGGATATGATAAGGGTTTTGGCTTTCCATCTTATCACACATCTCCTAGTGTAGTAATTCCACATCTTACTAATTGATACATGAGACCCAACCAAGCAACACATGGATAATCCTGGTTATTCCAAAGAGGTATTAATGGGTCTgtgcatttaaatgtttaaatgttatagATTTATTTGCCAATAACCAGGCTCTACACAGTGAATGAAACATAGGTAAATGCAAGGTTTGAGAATGTGCCCTTAGGGATTTTCCCAGTATCCAGCTTATCAGGTTTACGCCAAAGCCAGTTAGTTGTGCCCATGGGAGGGTTTACGCCAAAGCCAGTTAGTTGTGCCCATGGGAATGAAGGTGATAAACATTTTCTACCCAGGTGGCTAGTTGCCACAGCTGGGTTGCCAGGTAATGCAGGTATATATCAGATAGAGCCAGACCAGTTTTGGATTTAgttaactgttgaaatctaattgctgattagttgctctgggcaacatcactggtaatgcttcactccactttttacacagcatgataaatccTTAGGATCGATAACGTCATGTCATGAACGTTTTGTACATTTTTGAAATTACTAAACATTCAGTAATTTCCTAAACAAGGCAACCTGATGGGTTCTGTGAGGGTTCTGGCCTACAAACAGTGTTCCACAGTGTTGCCAAAATGACTTCACCCGAAATATGTCACTGATCTTTTTGCATTTAACATCAATGCATATGCATTTATGTGTTTTGATATTGCTACTGGGCATATTCCCTAAACAGGCCAGCCTTATGTATTGTACCAATAATTTACATCCTAATTAAGTACATGTATGGAACCAactatccggaatgcttgggggctttggtctttccttaatttagatcacAATAtcttaaggctgctaaaaatcatttaaacattaaataaattcaataggattgttttgcaataaCTATGGATTAATTAAGCTTAGCATAaaatagaaggtactgttttacattatactgtactgtatatgaagCCTATGTCTTCAGTACATTTTAAAAGGCGTTTGTCTCTACAGGCACTATGTAAGAGGTTGTTTCTATGTATAGACTCCAGCTGATTAGCACATTGAAATCAGAAGGCACCTCTCTAGTTTGGTGTAAGCACACTGTGATTTAACACCTTTTTGTAGAAGGATGAGTGTAGATAATTAAGTAGCTATTTGACAGCTAGCACAATTGCTAAGATTAACTCTTCTCAAGCACTTTATTATGCTCCCATTAAATATTCATCTTTTAATAACGGCTACTGAGTTGCTTAAGGGGAGGCTAACTATGGTTTAGAACACGTGCTTAACTCACGTCTTGTGGCCATAGTTGTTTCTTCCCTTACCCTCTACCCTGTCACATATATTTGTAAGCAATGGTTACAATGGTTCTTTAGTTATCTGAGATTATTGATGACCATATTGCAGCATAGATTATATAACCAGATGCGGCTCAGGTTGACAAGGGAAATTGTACTATGGAGCATTGCAGGTCTTTAAATTCCTTATAAAACaacccatataaaaaaacaattttgtatataaatgaaaattTACTCTGAATCAGCACTGTAAAGCTAGCTCagagtaaagctacaaatgtaattCAGTTTTCCAAGTCTTGCATTTGGACATCACCTTTGTGCCTTGATTAACACATAAATCCACATACACTATGTCTGCCATCCTGTCTGCATAACCAATAAACAGAGGCAAGAGGGCTAACATAGGTGGGTTTATGTGCTTGCGGCTGAAGGAAAGGTAATTGATTGCTTTACTCATAGGCCTCAGAGCACATAAGCTGCTGTGTGTGTCACAGACCCCTGTACTTATGTATCCTATTTCGGATCCTTTAGTAGGCTCCAAGGATCTCAATACTCAAGCCTTGCATAATGAATGGAAGCACTTATTTAATGCTCTTGTGACCTTCACTACTGCAGTGCGAATTTGTGGCCCTTCATTACTGGTAATTCTGTCACATTCCTATCAATTTTCAATGTGTCAGCAGCACTTTGAATCACTCAACAAGAAAATGCACCCTGCCCGCATTGTTAAAAAcgtttgaaacaatgtagcaggaggcagctgattaacagacctatcAATAAGAATGTAAGGTATTGTCAGActtggagtacaggtatgggacctattatgcagaatgtttaggacctggggttttccggataacagatctttctgtaatttggatctttatacctgaaatctactagaaaaacatataacattaaattaacccaataggctggttttgcttccaataaggattaattatatcttattttggatcaagtacaaggtactgttttattattacagagaaaaagaaaatcattttcaaaaatgttaattatttggataaaatggagtgagacagcatttctgtaatattgagatttctggataacaggttcctagataacggatcccatggcTGTACTGGCTAGAggagagctggcttctgctacactgtaGCAGTCAGAACCAGCTATgcagaaaataaacaaacaaactctcttttcaatagcaattacatttagaaaataactccaaaagcattgaaaatgtttaatgagtACTGGaaatatataatggaaagttgTTTGAACTGTCGTTTTCTTCTAATaagcaaaaaggaaaaacttgGTGGGAAATTCCATACGCAATGTTCGCAAACAAATATGTTGCTTGTCTGCCATACATATGCACGTTGTGCAAAATACAGCTtatctgtgccagtagccaatAGCAATGAATAGAGTTTCAAAAGTACAGTTACTCTGCAACAGGGAACAGTATTTTTGCTCACTGTCAcctgtaaatgtgttgataaaGGTGACTCCAGTTGACCTTGCACCAATCAGCTTCTGGATCACCTTAAAATTGCCTACCTTGAAAGTTGGCAGCTAAAATACGAGTTATAGAAGGGAGGATCACACATTTTTGTACTACCAAATAACTGGAGTGAGATCCTTCCTTTTATTCATATGCATAATACCTTACAGCTAATATACTGTGTTATTGTGCTCTAATAAGTATTATACCAACcttaatagtgatgagtgaaactagATGAAATTTCTAACCATATATATTGCCCATCCTTGTTAGAGAAGTTACACTGTGCTAGAAGCTTCTTAGATGGGAGCTTCTTTCCCACTGTTTAATGTTGAAGGTAAGAGGCGCATAATAACAATTAGGACCTGAATAATAATAGCTGTGAaaccttacagaggatttgttttttagatggggtcagtgaccccccatttgaaagctggaaaaaattaaaagaagaaggcaactaattcaaaaactatagaaaataaataatgaggaccaataaaaaagctgcttagaattagcaactgTCTATAATAGACATTTGCAGTCTGTGGTTTTCCAGGTATTTGCTGTAATTGTAGCTTTTAGAGACTTGtggtaaaattatttattacCTATCTTGTTTTATCCATTTCTCTTTCTGAAATATTGAATTCCCTGTATATTATAACACCCATTCAGATAGGTATTATGTTAGCATTTCATTACAAAGGAAGACTCTGTTCGAAGGGATATGAAAATACTCATTTACTATAtcataatcattattattttatatagcatcagcaagttatgcagcactttTTAATCACTTTTAAAGTGGTCTCGcgataatttaacaaacaatggttacagaaaaaatatatggtatctattttttatgtaaacaaCACATATAAGGATTAGAGAGGGTATAAACATGACATATTGATTACGATGGCTCCCCCAATAAGCTTAAAAACATTATTACCGTATATctcaaagaaaagggaaaaacccTGGGAGATTACAGCCAGGCCCAATCAAAAGGGTAAAATCTTGGTTGAGCTGCCTGCAGAAGCCAAGAATAATCATAGACATATAATCTATAGGACATTTGCTTGTATGAAAAGCCATAATCGGTGTAATCAGGCATCGTCATGTATCATGTCACTTGGTCAGCTTTACCATTCCATTCTTTGCTCCAGTAACAAATGAGCACAagatgtattgtttttattttcagcactttttggtctgagaaataaagggaaagaaaaccaTTCTCTAGTTCCTAGGTTAGTCTCTGTTGGCTGAATTATCGAGCAGTGAGCTTTTTAGACAGGTTGATTAATCATTTGCAGAAAATAACACGTGAATAGGAAAGATGATCTGTCTAgggaaattacagaaaaattgatTAGTCCATAACATTggttaaaaagctgaaaaaacaaactcaaataGGATGTATAGTGCATTTTATACAGACATATTTCTTTCAAAATTCCAGCATACATCCTAGTTAAGATGGCTTTTAGATGTAAGTGATTAGTGATCATATATCAATGGTAAACAAATGCCAAGTGCCATtcaaataaagtattataaaaaATTGTTCTTAATTTGATAATATCCAAGTGACAGGAAAGCATACTTTCATGTATATtccattgtacagtgctgcataataTACTTTGTAAAtgctaaataataatatacaatagcCCTATACTAGTAAAGGAATGCATTTCTTATAATGGGCACTATAATGCAATTATAAACTAGTATCCCTTGTTTTTAtatcccttttttttaattttttaacaggTTGATTATATGTGACTGgccattaaaataaacataattatttaaataaccaGAACTGCGTGCATGTACACTAAGAATAAATTGTAgagataaaaaatagtttttgattgGGTCTTGCTTTTGTTCCTCTGGTAAATTCAATATGTAATTTCACAACAAAACTATttactcaacatttttttttttaatggcaggaTCCTGTTGACTGTAGTGGTTATATTCCGGATTCTTATTGTGGCGATCGTTGGAGAGACAGTCTATGAAGATGAGCAGACAATGTTCATGTGCAATACACTTCAACCTGGTTGTAACCAAGCGTGCTATGATCGAGCATTTCCCATTTCTCACATTCGCTACTGGGTCTTTCAGATCATTTTGGTTTGCACACCCAGTCTCTGCTTCATTACCTACTCTGTGCACCAGTCAGCCAAGCAGAAAGAACGGAGATATTCCTTTCTCTAtcccttaatggagaaggaactCCCAAGAGATAACAAgagaatgaaaaatattaatgggattttagtgcaaaaccAGGACATTTCCTCTAAAGACGAGCCAGATTGCCTGGAGGTTAAGGAAATTCCAAACACTCCTAAGAAAGTTGTTAAGAGTGCAAAGGTCAAGCGACAGGAGGGAATTTCTCGATTCTACATTATCCAGGTCTTCTTTAGGAATGCTCTAGAGATTGGATTTTTGGCTGGACAATATTTTCTGTATGGCTTCAGTGTGCCTCCAATCTTTGAGTGTGACCGTTACCCTTGTGTGAAGGAGGTAGAGTGTTACGTTTCAAGACCCACTGAAAAGACTGTCTTCCTTGTCTTTATGTTTGCCGTCAGTGGCATCTGTGTCCTCCTAAACTTAGCTGAACTTAACCACCTTGGGTGGAGAAAGATCAAGACAGCAATGAGAGGGGTTCAAGCACGAAGAAAGTCAGTCTCCGATGTACGCAAAAAGGAGCCATCAACACTGGCCCAGGTGCCTACATTAGGTAGGACACAGTCCAGTGAGTCGGCGTACGTTTGACATACACTTTGACAATTCTTTACGTTCTTGCTACATGGTGTAAAATTATGTGAAGACAAAACATCAATATAGTGCTATATCAATGTGGTCTTCCAGCCACCTATAGAGCTCCTCAGGAACTATATTGAAAAAgcctttataataaatatgctgcCACCCATCTAGCATCCAGTATAGTGAGGGAGTTTCCCCGCAGCAAGGATGGGATTGGAGAGGCAAGTTTTGTGCAATTTCTTTAATGACAACAGTACCATTAATTGTATATAGTTTATTAACACTGTACTAATCGGTTCTCAAGCAGAAGCTTTTTCCTTTGTCTTGAAAGAAACattaatcaaaattaaaatatcaagTAGGTACATTACATCCATGGTATTTTGCAATCTATAAAACCCAGTATCCCTAGTAAGATAATGTAATTTTAGATCAAAGAGTCTTGAGCTTAGCATCTTTATTCTGAAACACATGCTTAGCAGTATGATTGCTTAAAATCTCAACATTTAGGCATTATAGAACATGGTTATCAGCCATCATTTAGAATGGCTTGCATGTATAGCTGAATGAAGAGTCaaatctcctgcactgagcatTTATCCTTACTTCCTCCAATATCGACCTAATATATATCTGGTATGGTTTATATAGTAGTATAAATTATGGCAAGATCTGGTCTATTAACAATGTCTTGCCCAGCTGTCATTTGGTTGGTGCTGCCTAAAATGCACTTCCTAATAACCTTGTATGGCAGCTAAAAGGAGAATTATGCCTAGAGTTGACTTTTCTTTCTGTTTAGGAGCTCTGGGTTAGTGCACTAACACAGGAAAAGCCATAATACAAGAAAGGTAATTTAAATGCAGTGAACAAAAGTATTTAATGGGGAGGGGGTGTTGATTCCTCTCACGACTGTTATATACCTCTCACCTCCCACGCACTGCTAACTCCTCTCCTCTCACACATCACCTGTTCCAAAAACAGAGTTGCCAATTGCAAAACctgaaagaaacacatttttttcctttcatctTAGGTAATTTCACATATAAGTAGCAGGAGAAGGGGGTTGTCTTGTTTCACGAATAAATAAATGTGAGAAAGTGAAAGGAAACAACGAGGGAACAAAATAGTTTTTGTAAAAGGTACTTGAAATCCCCACATAAAACATTTATCATGCAcataaaagtagggaggggtgtgtgtatggatgctgggttttcatttggaggggttgaacttgatggactttgtcttttttcaacccaattatgTAACATTCTACAGAAATCCTGCATTGTAACTTTATGTGGGGTTCCTTGGAGAGACCAAAACTGAAGGTGACCATTTGCAACAtagaaatttgtaaaaaaaaaaaaaaaaactctggctcTAGCCCCCACCAGTTTTTAGGTAATATTTCACGCATTTAATTTCACAGATTCTGCATGATGTAACCTTGATGTCATAGTCACTGGTGTCTTAAAGGGCCACTTCCAGGACAAAAAATAATGGCCAATTTCAGGGAAGAGTTTTCCTCCTAAAAGATTACTCTCTCAGTTCATTCTGTATGTGGCCACTTTCTGATACTGAATATTGAGATTAAGGTCCACAGCTATCACTGCGCAAGCACACCAGAAATATACATGCAGCTACTATATCATCTTCCATTCTGCCAGGTTCTTTTTCTCAAAATCATAGCTAGAGGCTTCCACAAAAACTGATGACCAAATTTTTTGTTCTGGTATTTATACCCTTTAAGGCGCCAGTAATGATAAAATAAGCTTTTTCGAggtcttttttttccagttttgacaGATATGTAGATAAGGTTGTTTTTCCTCTAGGAGGTTGGGAAAAGAATACTATAACTCTCATATATTAAGTTCTGTGTCGTTCTGTGGTGATTACCATACATCTTTAAATGTTTGAAGACTGTTCaacaaatttgtattttagtataACTGTCATTTTGATAAGGAAGCAAAT
The sequence above is a segment of the Xenopus laevis strain J_2021 chromosome 8L, Xenopus_laevis_v10.1, whole genome shotgun sequence genome. Coding sequences within it:
- the LOC108698634 gene encoding gap junction delta-2 protein isoform X1, with the translated sequence MGEWTILERLLEAAVQEHSTMIGRILLTVVVIFRILIVAIVGETVYEDEQTMFMCNTLQPGCNQACYDRAFPISHIRYWVFQIILVCTPSLCFITYSVHQSAKQKERRYSFLYPLMEKELPRDNKRMKNINGILVQNQDISSKDEPDCLEVKEIPNTPKKVVKSAKVKRQEGISRFYIIQVFFRNALEIGFLAGQYFLYGFSVPPIFECDRYPCVKEVECYVSRPTEKTVFLVFMFAVSGICVLLNLAELNHLGWRKIKTAMRGVQARRKSVSDVRKKEPSTLAQVPTLGRTQSSESAYV
- the LOC108698634 gene encoding gap junction delta-2 protein isoform X3, with the translated sequence MRQCFGRRTGFVAKVHREGILLTVVVIFRILIVAIVGETVYEDEQTMFMCNTLQPGCNQACYDRAFPISHIRYWVFQIILVCTPSLCFITYSVHQSAKQKERRYSFLYPLMEKELPRDNKRMKNINGILVQNQDISSKDEPDCLEVKEIPNTPKKVVKSAKVKRQEGISRFYIIQVFFRNALEIGFLAGQYFLYGFSVPPIFECDRYPCVKEVECYVSRPTEKTVFLVFMFAVSGICVLLNLAELNHLGWRKIKTAMRGVQARRKSVSDVRKKEPSTLAQVPTLGRTQSSESAYV
- the LOC108698634 gene encoding gap junction delta-2 protein isoform X2, with the protein product MGEWTILERLLEAAVQQHSTMIGRILLTVVVIFRILIVAIVGETVYEDEQTMFMCNTLQPGCNQACYDRAFPISHIRYWVFQIILVCTPSLCFITYSVHQSAKQKERRYSFLYPLMEKELPRDNKRMKNINGILVQNQDISSKDEPDCLEVKEIPNTPKKVVKSAKVKRQEGISRFYIIQVFFRNALEIGFLAGQYFLYGFSVPPIFECDRYPCVKEVECYVSRPTEKTVFLVFMFAVSGICVLLNLAELNHLGWRKIKTAMRGVQARRKSVSDVRKKEPSTLAQVPTLGRTQSSESAYV